The genomic segment CCAGCGGTCGGTGCGCGACATGGTGCGGACGATTGGATTGTGCGGCGAGAACTCCCACGGGCCTTCCGCGTGCTTACTGCGCATGGCTACGACGGAGTGCGCGGTCGCGGGACCGGCGGTGCCGCCTTCGGCGACGATGAGGTAGAACCAGCCGTTGTGTTCGAGGAGCTTGGGGGCTTCGAGGCAGGTGCACTCCATGCGCGGAGGCGTGGGCATGGGCCAGGGCTCGAATGCCTTGCGCGGCGGCGTCTTTACACTGAGACCGTCGGCGGCGAGTTCGGCCATGAGCCCGCCATTCATGTAGAGGAAGCGCCGGCCGTTCTCCCCGATGTGCGCGGGATCGATGGCGTTGATGCCGAGATCGACGGGCTCGCTCCATGGGCCGGTGGGCTTGTCGGCGTGGACCACGTGCAGCTTCTGATCGGACGGGTAGTAGATGTAGAAGTGGCCCTGGTACTCGCAGAGGTAGGGCGCCCAAACGCCGCCGTAATAGCGTTGGAGCGCGGCGGCAACCGGCTTCCAGTTGATGAGGTCGCGGGAGTGCCAGATGAGCAATCCGGGCGCGTAGTCGAAGCTGGAGTGCGTGAGGTAGAAGTCGTCGCCCACGCGAATGGGACTAGCGTCGGGATGATCGCCGCCGAGGATCGGGTTGTGGTAGCGTGCGCGGGTCTCTGCTGCGGAGATCAGTGCCGGTGCGGAGGAAAGGGCGGCAGCGGCCGCGCTGCTGCGCATGAAATCGCGACGTGTAAGCATGACGGGCCAGTTTAGTCGCGCGGGGAATGCCAAGTAAAGCGATTCAACGGGGCGTGAGATCGAGCGTGTCCCGCCATTTAGACTAGAGGTGGCCCTACTCAAGAATGACGCATCATTTCGCACGGCTTCGCCGCTTCCATTTCAATTTGCCGCAGCGCATTGCCGCTGTCCTGCTGCTCGCGTTTCTGGCGCAGGGCTTTTGGCTGACTGCGCATCAGACTCTCAGCGATCGTGACTACCAGTACGCGCGCTGCGGCCGCGAGATGTGGGAGAAGCCGTCGCCGCTGGCGGGCTACTACACCAGTTGCGGGAACATTCACGATGGCGTAATTGCGTATCGTGCGGCGGGCCTGCCGCTCACGCTCAATCTGCTGGTGGAGCGAGGGCTGGATCAATTTCGCAAGCCGGAAGACCGTGTGATTCAAAGCGGAGGGCAGCAGGGTCCGCAGATTAGTACATGGGAACTGCGGCACCAGATGCCGCACGTACTGCTGCTGATGCGACTGCCGTTCCTGTTTGTGGGCGGCGTGCTGGGCGGTGCGCTGTGGTGGGTGACGCGTCGCCTGTTCGGCAACTTTGGTGGATATACGGCGCTTGCGCTCTACTGCTCTTCGCCCGCGATTCTGAAGGCTTGCGTCTCGCCCGAGCCGGACATTCTGGCCACGCTCGGCATTTACGCCGGCATCTACACCTGCATTGGTGTTGCGCACGCGATGCAGGGTCCGCGACGGAAGTGGCGTCCTCGCATTGTGCTGCTTACGTTGAGCTTCGGGCTGGCGGCGGCGTCGCACATTGCGGCGTTGCCTGTAGTCGCGTTGCTCGGACTCATCGCAATGTTGTGGATCGCAGAAGGGCGGCGTAGCCAGATTCTGCCGATCGTGCTGCTGGCATGTGTTGGAGCAGTGCTTCTGGTGTTTGCCTGCTACGGATTTTCGCCGGACGCGTTCAGTTATCTTTTCCGCTCGGCTGCCGGGTTCGTGTGGTTCTCGAGTGAGCCGGCAAAGCACTTCTTCTCCTCGCTTCCGAATGCGGGAATCACGATCGCCGCCGCGGCGTCCCTGGTTCTTTATCTCGGCGTTCGCCGCTCGCGCTACTTTGGCAACACGGCTCCCTTGCTTTGCGCGCTGGTGCTGTTGCTGCTGGTGACGACCGGCGTGACAGCCTCGCCCTGGCTATGGGCTCAGCCGTTTCTGCTCACGTTCGTCGGCGGCATTTTTGCTGATGCGTATGAGAGCCCGCGGCCCCGGCTAGCGCTGACGGCAGGCGGTTCCATTGTGGTTTTGCAGGCGATTGTATGCATACTGAGCCTGCCGGGGCTCATTTGATGGCCATTTCGCCTGCTGAATGGCGCCACCACCCGAGGCGCGGCGTTTATTTATGCCTGCCGCTCCAACCTAGTGAGATCGGAATAACATCTCAATCCGTGAGTGCGGCAGCAGTATCGACGCCGGTTCTAAAGCTAATTAAGATGACAGTCACAGTTTGTGCGCACCGTTTTGCGTGGCTTGCGATGCTGGCACTCGTTGTCTGTTCCGGGGCGGGCGCAGCCCAGGAACCTGCCTCACTATCCCAAGCCAGTCCCGCAGTAAAGCCGCCTGTTGCCCAGTCCGCTGATCCAGCAAACAGCTCAAGTGGCAGCGCGCCAAGCGACCCGCAGCCCGCCCCCAAGAGCGCCATGCTCGTCAGTCCTGTGCCAACTGTCAAACGCCCTGATTTCAATCGCAACATTTACTACAAGAACAAGCTTGAGTTCTCGCTTGAAACCGGATGGCTGCCCAACAATATTCCGTTCGTCTTCGACTTTATAGTGGGCAGTAAATACAACAGTTGGCCGCTGCATTACACACTGGTGCCGAATATAGCCTCTGTGCGTTGGCAACTAGACAATATCTGGGGATGGAAGCTGTTCCGCGGCAATACGGATTTCTCTTTCAGCGGGTCCTATACGGCGATTCCACGGGGAGCGGAGACGCGCTACTTCGCTTTTGACTATGGCATTCGACGGAATTTCATCCCGTCGCGATGGCGCGTGGTTCCTTACGTGGAGGGGCGCGGTGGTATCGGCAATATCAATGCCAAGCAGCCGCACGGGGTCTACTACTCGCAGGGACAGGACATGACCTTCACGCTCATGGTGGGCAGCGGCGCGCGCTACAACTTCGGGCCGCGCTACGCCGTGTCCGGCGGCGCCACCTACATGCACGTCTCGAATTTCTACCTCTCCGAGCCCCGTTATGAGGACTTCGGCATCAACGTCTACGGCGCAATCGTGGGCGTTTACATGCGCATTGGCAAGCCCAAAGCAGACCTCATCCGCTAGCCCGATCGCGCCTTCCCAAGCCAGAATCAGAGCACATTTCCGGTCTGCTTTTCCCGGCCCCTCTCCGGCTTGCCCATTGGTCAGCAATATCCGCAGCTAAATGTCAGAAAATAAATGCCTTGCAATCCGGCTTTCGCCTTGCTGAAAGGTGCTTCGAGCCGGTAAAATAGAAGGGCAGCCCGCACCCGGTTCCGGCCTCTCGTTACCGCTTGTTCCTGCCGCCCAGCGGCGGGCTCCCGAAACCTATGGCAGACGATCAGAATCCTCAGCTCCCTCTCGACGGTGGCACTCCCCCCGGCGGCTCCAATCACATCCCTATCAACATCGAGGAGGAGATGCGGCGGTCGTATCTCGACTACTCGATGTCGGTCATCATCGGGCGCGCGCTCCCTGACGCCCGCGACGGACTGAAGCCCGTACATCGCCGCGTGCTTTACACGATGAGCGAGATGGGTTTGGAGCACAACAAGAAGTACACCAAGTGCGCCAAGGTTGTGGGCCAATGCATGGGCGTTTACCACCCGCACGGCGACTCAGCTATCTATGACACGCTGGTGCGACTTGCGCAGCCTTTTTCGCTGCGCTATCCGCTGGTTGACGGTCAGGGCAACTTCGGTTCCGTGGATGGCGACCCACCCGCGGCGATGCGTTACACCGAGTGCCGCATGGAGCGCCTCGCCGGCGAACTGCTCGCCGACATCGAGATGGAGACCGTCGACTTTTCGCCGAACTACGACGAATCCACGTTCGAGCCGACAGTTCTGCCAACGCGTATTCCTAACCTGATCGTGAACGGTTCCAGTGGAATTGCCGTCGGCATGGCGACGAACATTCCGCCGCACAATCTGACCGAGATCATCAACGCCACCATCGACCTGGTGAACGATCCCAAGGCTGGCCTGGATGCAGTGCTCAAGCACGTGCAGGGCCCCGACTTCCCCACCGGCGGATTTGTTTACGGCAAGGGCGGGATTCGCAAGGCGTATGAGACCGGCCGCGGCCGCTTTATGATGCGCGCCAAGGTGGCTACGGAGAACCTGACCAAGGAAAAGCAGGCGATCATCGTCACCGAAATTCC from the Occallatibacter riparius genome contains:
- a CDS encoding ArnT family glycosyltransferase gives rise to the protein MTHHFARLRRFHFNLPQRIAAVLLLAFLAQGFWLTAHQTLSDRDYQYARCGREMWEKPSPLAGYYTSCGNIHDGVIAYRAAGLPLTLNLLVERGLDQFRKPEDRVIQSGGQQGPQISTWELRHQMPHVLLLMRLPFLFVGGVLGGALWWVTRRLFGNFGGYTALALYCSSPAILKACVSPEPDILATLGIYAGIYTCIGVAHAMQGPRRKWRPRIVLLTLSFGLAAASHIAALPVVALLGLIAMLWIAEGRRSQILPIVLLACVGAVLLVFACYGFSPDAFSYLFRSAAGFVWFSSEPAKHFFSSLPNAGITIAAAASLVLYLGVRRSRYFGNTAPLLCALVLLLLVTTGVTASPWLWAQPFLLTFVGGIFADAYESPRPRLALTAGGSIVVLQAIVCILSLPGLI
- a CDS encoding outer membrane protein — encoded protein: MTVTVCAHRFAWLAMLALVVCSGAGAAQEPASLSQASPAVKPPVAQSADPANSSSGSAPSDPQPAPKSAMLVSPVPTVKRPDFNRNIYYKNKLEFSLETGWLPNNIPFVFDFIVGSKYNSWPLHYTLVPNIASVRWQLDNIWGWKLFRGNTDFSFSGSYTAIPRGAETRYFAFDYGIRRNFIPSRWRVVPYVEGRGGIGNINAKQPHGVYYSQGQDMTFTLMVGSGARYNFGPRYAVSGGATYMHVSNFYLSEPRYEDFGINVYGAIVGVYMRIGKPKADLIR